The Euzebyales bacterium genome includes a window with the following:
- a CDS encoding FAD-dependent oxidoreductase codes for MARVIVVGDGPAGLSAALFLARGDHDVVVYAQDETAMHYALLHNYLGIDEIRGSDFQELARAQVVDAGAEIVSRAVTGIDADDDGFAVTVEDDEPDRSDYVVLAGGKSAQRLGEAAGAERADGRVVVDTEYATSVDGLYAVGRVARPTRSQAVISAGAGATAALDILAREAGRDVTDWDSPDD; via the coding sequence ATGGCACGGGTGATCGTGGTCGGAGACGGCCCGGCAGGGCTCAGCGCCGCACTGTTCCTGGCGCGCGGTGACCACGACGTGGTCGTCTACGCACAGGACGAGACGGCGATGCACTACGCCCTGCTCCACAACTACCTGGGCATCGATGAGATCCGCGGCAGCGACTTCCAGGAGCTGGCACGCGCCCAGGTCGTCGACGCGGGCGCCGAGATCGTCAGCCGCGCGGTCACTGGAATCGACGCCGACGACGACGGCTTCGCGGTGACGGTCGAGGACGACGAGCCCGACCGCAGCGACTACGTGGTCCTGGCGGGCGGCAAGTCCGCCCAGCGCCTCGGCGAGGCCGCGGGAGCCGAGCGTGCTGACGGACGGGTCGTCGTCGACACCGAGTACGCCACGAGCGTCGATGGGCTCTACGCCGTCGGACGCGTCGCCCGCCCGACCCGCAGCCAGGCGGTCATCTCCGCCGGCGCCGGTGCCACCGCGGCGCTCGACATCCTGGCCCGTGAGGCCGGCCGCGACGTGACAGACTGGGACTCGCCCGACGACTGA
- a CDS encoding peptide ligase PGM1-related protein — protein MLTQPLSFDALQATLTERVTSHLSPHGTLVVLPSLSFPAAELAKITAIERYEERLLHLLLRLREPTSRVVYVTSLPINHEIIDYYLHFLPDPDDARQRLTLIHLGHFSGQGLAGELADDPDALTRVRDALAGHDDRAVILPFNVTAAERRVAVALGVPLYAVHPDLVSLGSKSGSRRAARAVGVPVLPGVEDLWSTREISEAVDHLRRERPDVHAVVVKLNNGFSGQGNAMVMWDHVWADLADRETVFCAADETWASFTAKIEREGAIVEQLVTQRTASPSAQAWITPAKRLEIVSTHDQLLGGPGGQVYLGCRYPANPAYRSEIIAHTTAVGRYLADAGVVGPFALDFTVVDGVEPRVCLSEINLRLGGTTHPFGMACLAMGAGVDPAADGLHTEHGTRVYVASDNLKDPRLIGTSPAGVIAQVRDAGLTFDHTTHCGVTLHMLGALEDYGKLGAVAIARSHDEAAALFSELSALLG, from the coding sequence GTGCTGACGCAACCGCTGTCGTTCGACGCCCTCCAGGCGACCCTGACCGAACGGGTCACGTCTCACCTGTCACCACACGGGACGCTCGTCGTGCTGCCATCACTGAGCTTCCCGGCCGCCGAGCTGGCGAAGATCACCGCGATCGAGCGCTACGAGGAACGCCTGCTGCATCTGCTGCTGCGCCTGCGCGAGCCGACGTCGCGCGTCGTCTACGTCACCTCGCTGCCGATCAATCACGAGATCATCGACTACTACCTGCACTTCCTGCCCGACCCCGACGACGCGCGACAGCGGCTGACGCTGATCCACCTCGGGCACTTCTCCGGTCAGGGTCTGGCCGGCGAGCTCGCCGACGACCCCGACGCGCTCACGCGGGTGCGAGACGCACTGGCCGGCCACGACGACCGCGCGGTGATCCTGCCGTTCAACGTCACGGCCGCGGAGCGCCGCGTGGCGGTCGCGCTGGGCGTGCCGCTGTACGCCGTCCATCCGGACCTGGTGTCTCTGGGCTCCAAGAGCGGGTCACGGCGCGCGGCACGCGCGGTCGGCGTCCCGGTCCTGCCGGGGGTGGAGGACCTGTGGTCGACGCGCGAGATCAGCGAGGCCGTCGACCACCTGCGCCGGGAGCGGCCCGACGTCCACGCGGTCGTCGTGAAGCTGAACAACGGCTTCTCCGGTCAGGGCAACGCGATGGTCATGTGGGACCACGTCTGGGCCGACCTCGCGGACCGCGAGACCGTGTTCTGTGCCGCCGACGAGACCTGGGCGTCGTTCACCGCCAAGATCGAGCGCGAAGGAGCGATCGTCGAGCAGCTCGTGACGCAGCGGACCGCATCGCCGAGTGCGCAGGCGTGGATCACGCCGGCGAAGCGCCTCGAGATCGTCTCGACCCACGACCAGCTCCTGGGCGGCCCTGGTGGCCAGGTCTACCTGGGTTGCCGGTACCCGGCCAACCCGGCCTACCGCTCCGAGATCATCGCGCACACGACCGCCGTCGGCCGGTACCTGGCCGACGCAGGCGTGGTCGGTCCATTCGCCCTCGACTTCACGGTGGTGGACGGGGTCGAGCCCCGCGTCTGCCTGTCGGAGATCAACCTGCGCCTCGGTGGCACGACCCACCCGTTCGGCATGGCCTGCCTGGCGATGGGCGCCGGTGTGGATCCCGCCGCCGACGGGCTGCACACGGAGCACGGCACGCGGGTCTACGTGGCAAGTGACAACCTCAAGGACCCAAGGCTGATCGGGACCTCACCCGCGGGGGTCATCGCGCAGGTTCGTGACGCCGGACTGACGTTCGACCACACGACCCACTGCGGCGTCACGCTGCACATGCTGGGAGCGCTCGAAGACTACGGGAAGCTGGGTGCCGTCGCCATCGCACGGTCCCACGACGAGGCTGCCGCGCTGTTCTCCGAGCTGAGCGCTCTGCTGGGGTGA
- a CDS encoding error-prone DNA polymerase yields the protein MGWDNPPVPWRDLVEQLGDGGPRHGDGRPRNAPPTADGGDSPAWSRRRLPYQPPAATPTTATATLYAELHCHSNFSFLDGASHPEELAEEAARLGLAACALTDHNGLYGVVRFAEAAGALGLRTVFGAELSIGQSRPGNGVADPDGRHLVLIARDPTGYAALSRAIGLAQLRGRKGRPVVDLEELGVLAGDHWLVLTGCRKGAVPQALVDSGPDAARRELDHLIGIFGRCHVKVELWDHGDPRDTARNDAMADLATRCGVEVVVTNNVHYATPPRWRLASAQAAIRARRSLDELEGWLPPAGAAHLRSGDEQAARFARYPGAVECTTALAVSSSFNLRLVAPRLPDFPVPAGHTEATWLRQLTMEGALRRYGPPNGERVPGAYLQIERELATITELGFPGYFLIVWDIVEFCRRANIYCQGRGSAANSAVCYALGITKADPVALELLFERFLSPARDGPPDIDLDIESGRREEVIQYVYDRYGRHHAAQVANVITYRPRSAVRDAGRALGFSPGQLDRWARRLDGWGPLREVVPPANGAGGGQGTGARTALADPDAVPEPVVDLAAQLEGFPRHLGIHSGGMVICDRPVIDVCPVEWATMPDRSVLQWDKDDCAAIGLVKFDLLGLGMLEVLHRTVDLVAAHQQTAIDLAQIPQEDAVYRMLSRADSIGIFQVESRAQMATLPRLKPRKFYDLVVEVALIRPGPIQGGSVHPFIRRRNEQEPVTYLHPLLARPLHKTLGVPLFQEQMMEIAVEVAGFTAAEADELRQAMGAKRSHQRMERLRERFYAGMATRGITGEIADAIYDKLLAFANFGFPESHSVSFAYLVYASAWLKLHHPAAFLAALLNSQPMGFWAAQTLIADAQRHGVVVRGPDVHASAAQSTLEPLDPPLQHQAADTSPQHDGTEPGDAPQHQTADTSPQHDGTEPGDAPQHQAADTSPQQDGTARIPADQLAERDPADQRLAVRLGLSQVRTIGDDLAERLAAGAPYDDLEALVRHARPTTTQAEALATAGALAPLVADRRRALWAAGAAARASPDQLERTTTGTAAPELDPMTLFDEVGADLWATGVTTRTAPMQFVRDRLRAARVLTAADLDTAEPDRTVAVGGVVTHRQRPATAGGITFVNLEDETGLVNVICPHAVWTRYRTVARTSPALVVHGRLERAEGVVNVVAARLERLDLHLGTARSRDFR from the coding sequence ATGGGATGGGACAACCCTCCGGTGCCCTGGCGGGACCTCGTTGAGCAGCTCGGTGACGGCGGTCCACGGCACGGTGACGGGCGCCCCCGCAACGCGCCGCCCACCGCCGATGGCGGGGACAGCCCCGCGTGGTCGCGGCGACGGCTCCCCTACCAGCCCCCTGCGGCGACGCCCACCACCGCCACGGCCACGCTCTACGCCGAGCTCCACTGCCACTCGAACTTCAGCTTCCTCGACGGCGCTTCACACCCTGAGGAGCTTGCCGAGGAGGCCGCACGCCTCGGGCTGGCAGCCTGCGCGTTGACGGACCACAACGGGCTGTACGGCGTCGTCCGCTTCGCCGAGGCAGCGGGGGCGTTGGGGTTGCGGACCGTGTTCGGCGCCGAGCTGTCGATCGGCCAGAGCCGGCCGGGCAACGGCGTTGCCGACCCCGACGGCCGCCACCTGGTGCTCATCGCACGCGACCCCACGGGCTATGCGGCACTGTCACGCGCGATCGGCCTTGCCCAGCTGCGCGGGCGCAAGGGCCGCCCCGTCGTCGACCTCGAGGAGCTGGGCGTGCTGGCCGGCGATCACTGGCTGGTGCTCACCGGCTGCCGCAAGGGCGCCGTCCCGCAGGCACTGGTCGACAGCGGCCCCGATGCCGCCCGACGCGAGCTCGACCACCTGATCGGGATCTTCGGGCGGTGTCACGTCAAGGTCGAGCTGTGGGATCACGGCGACCCCCGCGACACCGCCCGCAACGACGCCATGGCCGACCTGGCCACCCGCTGTGGCGTCGAAGTGGTGGTGACCAACAACGTGCACTACGCCACCCCGCCACGGTGGCGCCTGGCGAGCGCCCAAGCCGCGATCCGCGCCAGGCGCAGCCTCGACGAGCTCGAGGGCTGGCTGCCACCGGCGGGGGCGGCGCACCTGCGCTCCGGTGACGAGCAGGCGGCGCGGTTCGCGCGCTACCCCGGCGCGGTCGAGTGCACGACCGCCCTGGCGGTCTCGTCGTCGTTCAACCTGCGGCTGGTGGCCCCGCGCCTGCCCGACTTCCCCGTGCCGGCTGGGCACACCGAGGCGACGTGGCTGCGGCAGCTGACCATGGAGGGCGCGCTGCGGCGCTACGGCCCACCCAACGGCGAGCGCGTGCCGGGTGCCTACCTGCAGATCGAGCGCGAACTGGCCACGATCACCGAGCTCGGCTTCCCCGGCTACTTCCTCATCGTGTGGGACATCGTCGAGTTCTGCCGGCGGGCCAACATCTACTGCCAGGGCCGCGGGTCCGCCGCGAACTCGGCGGTGTGCTACGCGCTGGGCATCACCAAGGCCGATCCCGTCGCGCTGGAGCTGCTGTTCGAGCGCTTCCTGTCACCGGCCCGCGACGGTCCCCCCGACATCGACCTGGACATCGAGAGCGGCAGGCGCGAGGAGGTCATCCAGTACGTCTACGACCGCTACGGCCGCCACCACGCCGCACAGGTCGCCAACGTCATCACCTACCGGCCGCGGTCGGCGGTCCGCGACGCCGGCAGGGCACTGGGCTTCTCTCCCGGACAGCTGGACCGCTGGGCGCGGCGGCTCGACGGCTGGGGCCCGCTGCGCGAGGTCGTCCCGCCCGCGAACGGAGCTGGCGGCGGACAGGGAACGGGGGCGAGGACGGCCCTGGCTGACCCTGACGCCGTCCCAGAGCCGGTCGTCGACCTGGCGGCACAGCTCGAGGGCTTCCCCCGCCATCTCGGCATCCACTCCGGCGGCATGGTGATCTGTGACCGGCCGGTGATCGACGTCTGTCCCGTCGAGTGGGCCACCATGCCCGACCGCAGCGTGCTGCAGTGGGACAAGGACGACTGTGCCGCCATCGGCCTGGTCAAGTTCGACCTGCTGGGGCTCGGCATGCTCGAGGTGCTCCACCGCACGGTCGACCTGGTCGCGGCACACCAGCAGACGGCGATCGACCTGGCCCAGATCCCCCAGGAGGACGCCGTCTACCGCATGCTGTCGCGGGCCGACTCGATCGGGATCTTCCAGGTCGAGAGCCGGGCGCAGATGGCGACCCTGCCGCGGCTGAAGCCCCGGAAGTTCTACGACCTGGTGGTCGAGGTCGCCCTGATCCGTCCCGGGCCGATCCAGGGCGGGTCGGTGCACCCGTTCATCCGCCGCCGCAACGAGCAGGAACCGGTCACCTACCTGCACCCGCTGCTCGCCAGGCCACTGCACAAGACCCTCGGCGTGCCGCTGTTCCAGGAGCAGATGATGGAGATCGCGGTCGAGGTTGCCGGGTTCACCGCCGCGGAGGCCGACGAGCTGCGTCAGGCCATGGGCGCCAAGCGCAGCCACCAGCGCATGGAGCGGCTGCGGGAGCGCTTCTACGCGGGCATGGCGACCCGCGGGATCACCGGGGAGATCGCGGACGCGATCTACGACAAGCTGCTGGCGTTCGCCAACTTCGGCTTCCCTGAGAGCCACTCGGTCAGCTTCGCATACCTCGTCTACGCCTCAGCGTGGCTCAAGCTGCACCATCCCGCGGCGTTCCTGGCCGCACTGCTCAACTCCCAGCCCATGGGGTTCTGGGCGGCGCAGACGCTGATCGCCGACGCCCAGCGCCACGGCGTGGTGGTGCGAGGCCCCGATGTGCACGCCAGCGCCGCACAGTCGACCCTCGAGCCTCTCGACCCCCCACTCCAACACCAAGCCGCCGACACGTCCCCACAGCACGACGGCACCGAACCTGGGGACGCGCCCCAACACCAAACCGCCGACACGTCCCCACAACACGACGGCACCGAACCTGGGGACGCGCCCCAACACCAAGCCGCCGACACGTCCCCACAACAGGACGGCACCGCGCGGATCCCCGCGGACCAGCTGGCCGAACGTGACCCGGCCGACCAACGCCTGGCGGTGCGCCTGGGACTGTCGCAGGTGCGCACCATCGGCGACGACCTGGCCGAGCGTCTCGCCGCCGGCGCCCCCTACGACGACCTCGAGGCGCTGGTGCGCCACGCCCGCCCGACGACCACCCAGGCCGAGGCGCTGGCCACCGCGGGGGCGCTGGCGCCGCTCGTGGCCGACCGGCGACGCGCATTGTGGGCCGCCGGCGCAGCCGCGCGCGCCAGCCCCGACCAGCTGGAGCGCACCACCACCGGCACCGCCGCGCCCGAGCTGGACCCGATGACCCTGTTCGACGAGGTCGGCGCCGACCTGTGGGCGACGGGGGTCACGACCCGCACGGCGCCGATGCAGTTCGTCCGCGACCGCCTGCGCGCGGCCCGGGTGCTGACCGCCGCCGACCTCGACACCGCCGAGCCCGACCGCACGGTGGCGGTCGGCGGTGTGGTCACGCATCGCCAGCGCCCCGCCACCGCCGGTGGCATCACCTTCGTGAACCTCGAGGACGAGACCGGACTGGTCAACGTGATCTGTCCGCACGCCGTCTGGACGCGGTACCGGACGGTCGCGCGGACGAGCCCCGCGCTGGTCGTCCACGGCCGCCTCGAACGCGCCGAGGGGGTCGTCAACGTGGTCGCCGCCCGCCTCGAACGCCTGGACCTGCACCTGGGCACCGCGCGGTCCCGGGACTTCCGCTGA